A single genomic interval of Acetobacteraceae bacterium harbors:
- a CDS encoding AAA family ATPase yields MLEEIRRKIEYVESIGKDTLKTLTAFEYILRKLFRYKCIAVGDLKFGDAAGVINSDSLSAGEKQMLSFISYNGIHSNIPIFIDEPGLSLHVDWQRSLFTLMNSQNTKNQFIISTYYHFIYTKFPDKEISLIDDRGEGER; encoded by the coding sequence TTGTTAGAAGAGATTCGTAGAAAAATTGAATATGTTGAAAGTATTGGAAAGGATACGTTGAAGACGTTGACCGCCTTCGAATATATATTGAGGAAATTATTTCGATATAAATGTATTGCGGTCGGCGACCTAAAATTTGGAGACGCGGCGGGGGTTATTAATTCCGACTCTCTATCGGCGGGGGAAAAGCAAATGCTAAGTTTCATTTCCTACAACGGCATCCATAGCAATATACCAATATTCATAGATGAGCCAGGACTAAGTCTTCACGTTGATTGGCAGCGTTCTTTATTTACATTGATGAATTCTCAAAATACAAAAAATCAATTTATCATTTCTACTTACTATCATTTTATTTATACAAAATTTCCAGATAAAGAGATTTCTTTAATAGACGATAGAGGAGAAGGAGAGCGATAA
- a CDS encoding Rrf2 family transcriptional regulator produces the protein MTNVANTILLSVLAFQNADSYNPRMSLYGASTEYVLHSLLWLVDHPEPVSSLDLAELQGIPAAFMAKLLPKLEKAGLLRASEGLRGGYQLAKPAEAISVLAVIDAVEGEKSLFNCQEIRGRCALFDDRPSSWATQGVCAIHHVMLRAEQALRQELVQTSLAALATSVRDKAPPSFLEAAQSWFAERAQTRRTSKVRQQRRSALR, from the coding sequence ATGACAAATGTTGCCAATACAATCTTATTGAGTGTCCTTGCATTCCAAAACGCGGACTCCTATAATCCGCGTATGTCACTTTACGGCGCGAGCACTGAATATGTCCTGCACAGCCTCCTCTGGCTGGTGGATCACCCCGAGCCTGTCAGCAGTCTTGACCTGGCGGAATTGCAGGGCATTCCGGCGGCTTTCATGGCGAAGTTGCTGCCCAAGTTAGAGAAGGCGGGGCTCCTGCGTGCGTCTGAGGGGTTGCGAGGTGGGTATCAGCTTGCGAAACCCGCCGAGGCGATTTCCGTGCTGGCCGTCATTGACGCGGTGGAGGGCGAGAAGAGTCTTTTCAATTGTCAGGAAATTCGCGGTCGCTGCGCCTTGTTTGACGATCGTCCGTCCTCATGGGCGACGCAGGGCGTTTGTGCGATCCACCATGTGATGCTGCGTGCGGAGCAGGCCCTGCGGCAGGAGCTGGTGCAGACATCTCTTGCGGCGCTTGCGACATCCGTTCGGGACAAAGCTCCGCCGTCATTTCTGGAAGCCGCACAATCCTGGTTTGCGGAACGGGCGCAGACCCGTCGCACCAGCAAAGTCAGGCAGCAAAGACGGTCAGCCCTTCGTTGA
- a CDS encoding cupin domain-containing protein: MRKFIALGAIAASFWVPALHAETKVSPPLITRDLQGIPGKEGAMLTVDYPPGGSDLVHRHHASVFIYVLKGSVVMQVKGHAPVTLKAGQSFFEGPDDVHIVGCNASQIAPARFIAFFVKDKTAPYVMPAH; this comes from the coding sequence ATGCGTAAATTCATAGCTCTCGGCGCTATAGCCGCCAGCTTCTGGGTTCCGGCCCTTCATGCGGAGACGAAAGTCTCCCCCCCCCTCATCACCCGAGACCTGCAGGGCATTCCGGGTAAGGAAGGGGCGATGCTGACGGTGGATTATCCGCCTGGCGGTTCGGACCTGGTGCATCGTCATCATGCCTCCGTCTTCATCTATGTGCTGAAAGGGAGCGTCGTGATGCAGGTCAAAGGTCATGCGCCGGTGACGCTCAAAGCGGGTCAGAGCTTCTTTGAAGGGCCGGATGATGTCCATATCGTCGGGTGCAATGCCAGCCAGATCGCGCCAGCGCGCTTCATCGCGTTTTTCGTCAAAGATAAGACGGCCCCTTATGTCATGCCGGCGCATTAA
- a CDS encoding NAD(P)-dependent oxidoreductase, with protein sequence MKIFVAGASGALGRPLITQLRAAGHEVWGMAQRPESLAALEKLDAQGVRGDALDRESVFTLMAQIRPEVVIDQLTFLPASPFDPPKRLPADRKLRLEGGGHVFAAAQAHGVQRYIQQSCGFYLEGGDGLATEASPLKINAPGTISDSARMYASLEERALNVSLMEGVALRYGFFYGPGTWYWPDGAFSQHVARGEVALAGEGRGVFSFIHVDDAAQATVAALTAPTGTYNVVDGEPTKITDCSPPTPNGSRPHPASTRRKR encoded by the coding sequence ATGAAAATTTTCGTTGCCGGCGCCAGTGGCGCTTTGGGGCGTCCGCTTATCACGCAATTGCGCGCGGCGGGGCATGAGGTCTGGGGCATGGCCCAACGCCCCGAGAGCCTCGCGGCGTTGGAAAAGCTCGACGCGCAGGGCGTCAGAGGTGACGCGCTTGACCGTGAGTCGGTGTTCACGCTCATGGCGCAGATTCGCCCGGAGGTGGTGATTGACCAGCTTACCTTCCTCCCTGCCAGCCCCTTCGACCCGCCCAAGCGCCTCCCGGCTGACCGCAAATTACGCCTGGAAGGGGGCGGGCATGTCTTCGCGGCGGCGCAGGCTCATGGCGTGCAGCGGTACATTCAGCAATCCTGCGGGTTTTACCTGGAGGGCGGCGACGGTCTGGCGACAGAAGCCTCACCCCTCAAAATCAACGCCCCCGGCACGATCAGCGATAGCGCCCGCATGTATGCTTCTCTGGAAGAACGGGCTCTGAATGTGTCCCTCATGGAGGGTGTGGCGCTGCGCTATGGGTTCTTTTACGGGCCGGGCACTTGGTATTGGCCGGACGGGGCTTTCAGCCAGCATGTGGCGCGGGGCGAAGTGGCGTTAGCTGGGGAAGGGCGGGGCGTATTCTCCTTTATCCACGTCGATGACGCCGCCCAGGCCACCGTCGCCGCCTTAACCGCACCGACCGGAACTTATAATGTGGTGGATGGCGAACCAACGAAAATCACCGATTGCTCCCCGCCTACGCCCAATGGGTCCAGGCCCCACCCCGCCTCGACACGCAGGAAGCGTTGA
- a CDS encoding type I restriction-modification system subunit M N-terminal domain-containing protein has product MNHQALSSFIWFVANLLRGDYKQSEYGRVILPFTVLRRLDCVLQKTKPAVLAEFKDRTEAGMRDPSHFLRAKAGQSFFNTSPLDLEKLLGDQDHIRQNLYNYIQAFSDSAGDIFESFDFYVQIERLAKSDLLYLVTEKFTKIDLHPDTVDNAQMGLVFEELIRKFSEISNETAGEHFTPREVIRLMVNLIFIEDDDEIELRQSDRPHGLRPDSRHGRYAHRG; this is encoded by the coding sequence ATGAATCATCAGGCTCTTTCCTCCTTCATCTGGTTCGTCGCTAATTTATTGCGTGGGGACTATAAACAGTCCGAATATGGACGGGTCATCCTTCCTTTTACAGTCTTGCGCCGTCTGGATTGCGTGTTGCAAAAGACTAAACCGGCAGTTCTGGCGGAATTCAAAGACAGGACCGAAGCCGGAATGCGCGATCCCTCGCACTTCTTAAGGGCGAAGGCCGGCCAATCCTTCTTCAACACGTCGCCACTCGATCTTGAAAAGCTGTTGGGCGATCAGGATCACATCCGGCAAAACCTCTATAATTACATCCAGGCCTTCTCCGACAGTGCGGGGGATATATTTGAGAGCTTTGATTTTTACGTCCAGATAGAGCGTCTCGCCAAATCAGATCTGTTATATCTGGTGACGGAGAAATTCACCAAAATCGACCTTCATCCTGATACCGTCGATAATGCCCAGATGGGGTTGGTGTTTGAAGAGCTGATCCGCAAATTCTCGGAGATCTCGAATGAAACGGCCGGGGAGCACTTCACCCCGCGTGAAGTGATCCGCCTCATGGTCAATCTCATCTTCATCGAAGATGATGATGAGATTGAGCTCCGGCAAAGCGATCGTCCGCACGGTTTACGACCCGACAGCAGACACGGGCGGTATGCTCACCGAGGCTGA
- a CDS encoding class I SAM-dependent DNA methyltransferase, with protein MSSGKAIVRTVYDPTADTGGMLTEAEAFLRQHNPKARLTMFGQKLNPESYAICKADILIKGQEIGNIIAGNTLSDDGHEGKRFDYMLSNPPFGVEWKKVEKIIRKEHQQKGFDGRFGPGLPRVSDGSMLFLLHLISKMRPARDGGSRFGIVLNGSPLFTGGAGSGESEIRRYVLENDLVEAIIGLPTDMFYNTGIATYVWILSNKKPERRKGLVQLINASRHWQKMRKSLGSKRKEMSDAQIDDVTTLFGAFVEAEEATVLDAEGREVSSSIVREGEAAPDAPDGRKVKRRSISRIFQNRDFGFTTVTVERPLRDEHGDIVLGVKGKQKGEKQPDTSLRDTENIPFPKISALISPVRFCRTRPMRGSTRHGAK; from the coding sequence TTGAGCTCCGGCAAAGCGATCGTCCGCACGGTTTACGACCCGACAGCAGACACGGGCGGTATGCTCACCGAGGCTGAGGCGTTTCTGCGGCAACATAATCCGAAAGCACGCCTGACAATGTTTGGTCAGAAGCTTAATCCGGAATCCTACGCCATCTGTAAGGCGGACATACTCATCAAAGGCCAGGAAATTGGCAACATCATCGCCGGGAATACCCTGTCTGACGATGGGCACGAGGGTAAGAGATTCGATTACATGCTCTCCAACCCGCCCTTCGGCGTAGAGTGGAAGAAGGTCGAGAAAATCATCCGCAAGGAGCATCAGCAGAAAGGCTTCGATGGTCGCTTCGGCCCCGGCCTGCCGCGCGTGTCAGATGGGTCCATGCTTTTCCTCCTGCATCTCATCAGCAAGATGCGCCCTGCAAGAGATGGTGGAAGCCGCTTCGGAATTGTCCTGAATGGCTCACCCTTATTCACCGGTGGTGCAGGGTCAGGCGAGTCCGAGATCCGGCGATATGTGCTGGAAAATGACCTGGTCGAAGCCATTATCGGCCTCCCGACGGATATGTTCTATAATACCGGCATCGCCACTTATGTGTGGATCCTCTCTAATAAAAAGCCGGAACGGCGCAAAGGCCTGGTGCAGCTGATCAACGCGTCGCGCCACTGGCAGAAGATGCGCAAGAGCCTCGGTAGCAAGCGCAAGGAAATGAGTGACGCGCAGATTGATGACGTCACCACCTTGTTCGGCGCTTTTGTCGAGGCTGAAGAGGCGACCGTTCTGGATGCTGAGGGCAGGGAGGTCAGCTCTTCCATCGTGCGAGAAGGCGAGGCCGCGCCAGATGCACCGGATGGCAGAAAGGTGAAGCGGAGGTCAATTTCCCGCATTTTCCAAAATCGGGATTTCGGCTTCACGACCGTGACGGTTGAACGCCCGCTGCGTGATGAGCACGGTGACATCGTACTAGGTGTCAAAGGTAAGCAGAAAGGGGAAAAGCAGCCCGACACGTCATTGCGGGATACGGAGAACATTCCATTTCCGAAGATATCGGCGCTTATTTCGCCCGTGAGGTTTTGCCGCACGCGCCCGATGCGTGGATCGACGAGGCACGGAGCAAAGTAG
- a CDS encoding restriction endonuclease subunit S, translated as MPTYPQHKESGVEWLGKMPAHWEVKPLWALFRRKKKTGYSEEQLLSVYRDFGVVLKESRGGNYNRPLDDLGSYQLVQANDLMINKMKAWQGFVAISGYRGIVSPAYFVFESKHKENSRFLHYLMRSVKYVAEYLSSSKGVRPNQWDLKPQYHSRMPILLPPRTEQTAIAAFLNRETGKIDALVAKQKKLSELLKERRSALIAAAVTGKIDVRNALSEKQAA; from the coding sequence TTGCCGACTTATCCGCAGCATAAGGAGAGCGGTGTTGAGTGGCTGGGCAAGATGCCGGCGCATTGGGAGGTCAAACCCCTCTGGGCTCTCTTTAGACGAAAAAAGAAGACGGGTTATTCCGAAGAGCAATTATTGTCCGTTTATCGAGATTTCGGCGTAGTTTTGAAGGAGAGCCGAGGCGGCAATTATAACAGGCCATTGGATGATTTAGGATCTTATCAATTGGTTCAGGCCAACGATCTGATGATAAATAAGATGAAAGCATGGCAAGGTTTCGTTGCCATATCTGGTTACCGCGGAATCGTTAGCCCCGCTTACTTCGTTTTTGAGTCAAAACACAAAGAAAACTCTCGTTTCCTGCATTACCTGATGCGCTCGGTAAAATACGTGGCTGAATATCTTTCGAGTTCGAAAGGCGTTAGGCCTAATCAATGGGACTTGAAACCTCAATACCATTCGCGGATGCCAATTTTACTTCCTCCGAGAACAGAGCAAACCGCCATCGCGGCTTTCCTCAATCGGGAAACCGGGAAAATTGATGCGCTGGTCGCGAAGCAGAAAAAGCTTTCTGAACTCCTCAAGGAACGCCGCAGCGCCCTCATAGCTGCCGCCGTCACAGGTAAAATCGACGTTCGTAACGCGCTTTCTGAAAAGCA